Proteins from a single region of Candidatus Woesearchaeota archaeon:
- the lspA gene encoding signal peptidase II translates to MVKKTYFWMFATVAVIIVFLDQLTKWLVEMYKPIWSVSVFTLHYATNTGAGFSILQGRAFVLGFISLIAAGLILWQYDTFPAKRWVQICLGLVLGGIVGNMLDRFFREYVIDFLDFSFWPSFNVADAAISVGMIGLVVWYWREERVEKMVK, encoded by the coding sequence ATGGTTAAAAAAACATATTTCTGGATGTTTGCAACTGTTGCAGTAATAATTGTCTTTTTAGATCAACTTACCAAATGGCTTGTGGAGATGTATAAACCTATTTGGTCTGTGTCAGTATTTACTCTGCATTATGCAACAAATACGGGAGCAGGATTTAGTATTTTGCAGGGGAGAGCATTTGTTTTAGGGTTTATTTCATTGATTGCAGCAGGATTAATTTTGTGGCAGTATGATACGTTTCCTGCGAAACGCTGGGTACAAATCTGTTTAGGGTTAGTGTTAGGGGGGATTGTAGGAAATATGTTAGATCGTTTTTTTCGAGAGTATGTGATAGATTTTCTGGATTTTTCTTTTTGGCCTTCATTTAATGTTGCTGATGCAGCGATTAGTGTGGGGATGATTGGGTTAGTAGTATGGTATTGGAGAGAAGAAAGAGTAGAAAAAATGGTGAAGTGA
- a CDS encoding ATP-binding protein — MTFDVVIGRSRKDVEKFGTKGTILVAKQYIKMGQTTSLSNPVYLDVAGAHVVFLVGKRGSGKSYTLGSIAEGLADLPPEIKQNLSIVLIDTMGIYWTMKYPNYQDSEMVKEWGFEPKPLDVKIYTPEGFFYKYQDQGIPTDFPFTIRPLDVEPNDWCNVFNTDPNSAVGVLITKIVQRFKKEGETYDLDEFINEVRQDDESDTVTKSVVVNQFEKAKGWEVFTKQATALKDLVAPGQVTILDVSPYATMPSGWDIKALVVGILCRTLFQQRMLARKVEEFKTLDASMHYFSKEVEEKLEDPLVWVALDEAHELLPHDGKTAASEALITILREGRQPGISLILATQQPAKIHTDVLTQADTVIAHRLTAKIDVDALGQIMQSYMRTGLDAELNILPHVKGAAVIFDDANERLFPVQMRPRFTWHGGGSPLAIREKKGDFERKLKTLKDL; from the coding sequence ATGACATTCGACGTAGTTATTGGCCGTTCTCGAAAAGATGTGGAGAAATTCGGAACGAAAGGAACAATTCTTGTTGCCAAACAATACATCAAAATGGGTCAAACCACATCACTTTCTAATCCAGTTTATTTAGATGTAGCCGGCGCGCATGTTGTATTTCTCGTCGGCAAGAGAGGCAGCGGAAAGTCCTACACGCTTGGTTCCATCGCCGAAGGGTTAGCCGATCTTCCCCCTGAAATCAAACAAAACCTCTCTATCGTTCTGATTGATACTATGGGCATTTATTGGACTATGAAATATCCTAACTATCAAGATAGTGAAATGGTAAAAGAGTGGGGATTTGAACCAAAACCACTCGATGTTAAGATTTACACCCCCGAAGGATTTTTCTACAAATATCAAGACCAAGGTATCCCTACTGACTTTCCTTTCACTATTCGACCTCTTGATGTTGAACCAAACGATTGGTGTAACGTGTTTAATACTGATCCTAACTCTGCCGTAGGTGTTCTCATTACTAAAATTGTCCAACGCTTCAAAAAAGAGGGTGAAACCTACGATCTCGATGAATTTATCAACGAGGTACGCCAAGACGATGAAAGTGATACTGTTACAAAAAGTGTCGTTGTCAATCAATTTGAAAAAGCGAAAGGCTGGGAAGTATTCACCAAACAAGCCACTGCGCTTAAAGATCTGGTTGCGCCAGGTCAAGTAACTATTCTCGACGTAAGTCCGTATGCAACCATGCCTTCGGGTTGGGATATTAAAGCACTCGTCGTAGGTATCCTCTGCCGCACTCTCTTCCAACAGCGTATGCTGGCGCGTAAAGTTGAAGAATTCAAAACACTCGACGCATCCATGCACTACTTCTCCAAAGAAGTCGAAGAAAAATTAGAAGATCCTTTGGTGTGGGTTGCTCTTGATGAAGCTCACGAGTTATTGCCACATGATGGAAAGACTGCCGCAAGCGAAGCTCTCATCACTATTTTGCGCGAAGGTCGCCAACCAGGAATTTCACTTATTCTTGCTACACAACAGCCAGCCAAGATTCACACTGATGTATTAACACAAGCCGATACCGTTATTGCTCATCGACTTACTGCCAAAATTGATGTTGATGCATTAGGTCAGATCATGCAAAGTTACATGCGTACAGGTCTTGATGCTGAGCTTAATATTTTGCCCCACGTTAAAGGCGCCGCCGTCATTTTTGACGATGCTAATGAACGCCTCTTTCCAGTTCAAATGCGTCCTCGTTTTACCTGGCATGGTGGCGGATCTCCTCTTGCCATTCGTGAGAAAAAAGGTGATTTTGAAAGAAAACTAAAAACATTAAAAGATCTCTAA
- a CDS encoding zinc metalloprotease HtpX — MVVNQLKTVLLLGLLTGLLLLVGRLLGGVTGMTIALVLALLMNFVSYWFSAKIVLWMYKAKEADKKQYAHLYEMIHELARKMDLPMPKIYVIDTPQANAFATGRNPQNGVVAATTGIINILNTEELKGVLAHEMGHIKNRDILISTVAATIAGALSYLASIAQWGAIFGMGRDDDNGGNVISILLLAIVTPIIAMIIQLAISRSREYLADATGARVLGSGKPLAAALQKIEKSAHQHPLGHNGATSATAHMFIHEPFTARSLLTLLSTHPSTQQRVARLEKMTF, encoded by the coding sequence ATGGTGGTCAATCAACTAAAAACAGTATTATTATTAGGTCTATTAACAGGGTTATTACTTCTTGTTGGTAGATTACTAGGCGGAGTTACAGGAATGACTATTGCTTTGGTTCTTGCACTATTGATGAATTTTGTTTCCTATTGGTTTTCTGCAAAAATTGTATTATGGATGTATAAAGCTAAGGAAGCGGATAAGAAGCAGTATGCTCATCTTTATGAGATGATTCATGAGCTTGCTCGCAAAATGGATTTACCTATGCCTAAAATTTATGTGATTGATACTCCCCAGGCTAACGCATTTGCAACAGGACGTAACCCTCAAAATGGAGTTGTTGCTGCTACAACTGGAATCATCAATATATTAAATACAGAGGAGCTTAAAGGAGTACTGGCACATGAGATGGGACATATTAAGAATAGAGATATTTTGATTTCAACGGTTGCTGCGACGATTGCAGGAGCACTCTCGTATCTGGCATCTATAGCACAGTGGGGAGCAATCTTTGGTATGGGACGCGATGACGATAATGGGGGAAATGTTATTAGCATATTACTATTAGCTATTGTCACGCCGATCATTGCAATGATTATTCAACTGGCAATTTCACGCAGTAGAGAGTATCTGGCTGATGCGACTGGAGCTCGAGTTCTTGGAAGTGGAAAACCCTTGGCAGCAGCATTGCAGAAAATTGAGAAAAGTGCCCATCAGCACCCTTTAGGACACAATGGCGCAACGAGCGCAACAGCACATATGTTTATCCATGAGCCGTTTACTGCACGCAGTTTGTTGACGTTGCTTAGTACGCACCCCTCTACTCAGCAACGGGTAGCACGATTGGAAAAAATGACGTTTTAG
- a CDS encoding thrombospondin type 3 repeat-containing protein: protein MKQRTVFGFFLMLLVGMLTVSAVAVPVIPAGPIQIPGLNPAVQPINADPIQLPAQNQPVNPGQPIFGPVIPRIPVNPPAIVPGPILLPGNLGPLCLDSDDDGICRILDNCPNVANHDQADADNDGVGDACEVAEPADADNDGVIDAEDNCPNAANADQADADNDGVGDSCEAAPEDLDADDDTILNANDNCPNTANQNQADADNDGQGDACEVDPLVERYNELVAKLDELENKFNDLEDDLDEARDDDDEKDIDDAEDDLKDLRDDDLDDLKKDIEDLKDDIDDADGDYDDLEDDVDTLEEDADDLEKDINDALGENNDDTINREGFESGREGSVQNQPVRQNPAAQQPRDQVELNTFSFPTPTPVATVAAPVNQPVQGEFVWEEYRPFVWIGAGIVVLLAIIIFMIAAILRR from the coding sequence ATGAAACAACGAACTGTATTCGGATTTTTCCTCATGTTACTAGTAGGAATGCTTACAGTAAGCGCTGTAGCAGTTCCTGTTATTCCAGCTGGACCAATCCAAATTCCAGGATTAAACCCTGCTGTACAACCGATTAATGCAGACCCTATTCAATTACCTGCTCAAAATCAACCTGTTAACCCAGGTCAACCTATCTTTGGACCTGTTATTCCAAGAATACCAGTAAATCCTCCTGCTATTGTTCCAGGACCAATTCTTCTCCCAGGAAATCTAGGACCTCTCTGTTTAGATTCTGATGATGATGGAATCTGCAGAATTCTTGATAACTGCCCTAATGTGGCAAATCATGATCAAGCTGATGCTGACAATGATGGTGTTGGTGATGCATGTGAAGTAGCAGAACCTGCTGATGCAGACAATGATGGCGTTATTGACGCAGAAGATAACTGCCCTAATGCAGCTAACGCCGACCAAGCTGATGCTGATAATGATGGTGTCGGAGATTCATGTGAAGCAGCTCCAGAAGATCTTGATGCTGATGATGATACCATTCTTAACGCTAACGACAATTGCCCTAATACGGCCAATCAAAATCAAGCTGATGCTGATAATGATGGTCAAGGCGATGCGTGCGAAGTTGATCCTTTAGTTGAACGCTACAATGAACTTGTGGCAAAACTTGATGAACTTGAAAACAAATTTAACGATTTAGAAGACGATCTTGATGAAGCTCGCGATGACGATGATGAAAAAGACATTGACGATGCAGAAGATGATCTTAAAGATCTACGCGATGATGATCTTGATGACCTCAAGAAAGATATTGAAGATCTTAAAGATGATATTGATGATGCTGATGGAGACTACGACGATCTTGAAGATGATGTAGATACTCTAGAAGAAGATGCTGATGATCTTGAAAAAGACATTAACGATGCCCTTGGCGAGAATAATGATGATACCATTAACCGCGAAGGCTTTGAGTCTGGTCGTGAAGGATCTGTTCAAAATCAACCAGTTCGTCAAAACCCAGCAGCTCAACAACCTCGTGATCAAGTAGAACTAAACACGTTTAGTTTCCCTACCCCCACCCCAGTAGCAACTGTGGCAGCTCCCGTAAATCAGCCTGTTCAAGGTGAATTTGTCTGGGAAGAATATCGCCCTTTTGTTTGGATTGGCGCAGGTATTGTTGTTTTGCTTGCTATAATCATTTTTATGATTGCAGCAATTTTACGACGATAA
- a CDS encoding stage II sporulation protein M, translating to MVLEHIFPEDWLESKGIFSFILGVIYSIIGMVIASFLFPGDPALVSVAITSMLLLPELYKIFSIEERNERLEQKVSMKSLWRDDIAVVRVYVFIFLGILLTYSIGTILLPSYQTNTLFREQLEIRFGQGFAGNAIAFTDSLFTSILSNNFMVLMACFIMALLTGDGAIFLISWNASVWGSIFGITAKNAAQFSGENAFYVFLIVMLVVFPHMIIEGIAYFLAAISGSVISKDVLLEGFASDRFFEVFGFNLYLFIFALIFLILGAGIETIVLDNIGIYKDIIQASINAVGG from the coding sequence ATGGTATTAGAACATATTTTCCCAGAAGACTGGCTTGAAAGTAAAGGTATTTTTTCATTCATTTTAGGCGTTATCTATTCCATTATTGGGATGGTTATCGCATCGTTTCTCTTTCCGGGTGATCCTGCTCTTGTCTCGGTCGCCATAACTTCCATGCTCTTGCTTCCAGAGCTCTACAAAATATTTTCTATTGAAGAACGTAATGAACGACTTGAACAGAAAGTAAGCATGAAAAGCCTCTGGCGTGATGACATTGCCGTTGTGCGTGTCTATGTCTTTATCTTTTTAGGAATTCTTCTTACTTATTCTATTGGAACAATTTTGCTTCCTTCGTATCAAACCAATACATTATTTCGTGAACAATTAGAAATCCGCTTTGGTCAAGGCTTTGCAGGAAATGCCATTGCGTTTACTGATAGCTTATTCACAAGTATTCTCAGCAACAACTTCATGGTCCTCATGGCTTGTTTTATTATGGCACTCCTTACAGGAGATGGTGCAATCTTTCTTATATCATGGAACGCTTCGGTATGGGGCTCCATTTTTGGTATCACCGCGAAGAACGCAGCACAATTCTCTGGAGAGAATGCATTCTATGTATTTCTTATCGTTATGTTAGTCGTCTTTCCTCACATGATTATTGAAGGTATAGCCTATTTCCTTGCGGCTATTTCTGGCTCAGTTATTTCTAAAGATGTACTATTAGAGGGCTTTGCTTCAGATCGCTTCTTTGAAGTCTTTGGATTTAATCTCTATCTTTTCATCTTTGCATTGATCTTTTTGATTCTTGGTGCAGGGATTGAGACCATTGTACTTGATAACATAGGCATCTACAAAGATATCATTCAGGCGAGCATTAATGCTGTTGGCGGGTAA
- a CDS encoding class IV adenylate cyclase, giving the protein MQEIEVKILEIDVNAIQKKLKQLGARKVFEGPMLASRFDTPTDELEEEGKMLRLRQRGEITELTLKKKPQGEEDKNAKVREEIELTVSDYATMKMILASIGLVESGIQEKHRISYALGDDVHIEIDTFPNLPTFLEIEAHSIKKIEEVVSLLGFTMEDTKPWSGKKVLEHYAQKRRK; this is encoded by the coding sequence ATGCAAGAAATTGAAGTCAAAATTCTCGAGATTGATGTTAATGCTATTCAGAAGAAGTTGAAGCAGCTGGGCGCTCGTAAGGTGTTTGAAGGACCAATGTTGGCATCACGGTTTGATACTCCTACTGATGAGTTGGAGGAAGAAGGAAAGATGTTACGCCTGCGTCAACGCGGCGAGATTACAGAGTTAACGCTGAAAAAGAAACCACAAGGTGAAGAAGACAAAAATGCGAAGGTGCGTGAAGAAATCGAGCTTACGGTGTCGGATTATGCAACTATGAAGATGATTCTTGCTTCTATTGGATTAGTTGAGAGTGGAATACAAGAGAAGCATCGCATTTCGTACGCACTTGGGGATGATGTGCACATAGAGATAGATACATTTCCCAATTTGCCTACTTTCTTAGAAATTGAAGCACATAGTATAAAGAAAATTGAAGAAGTTGTTTCGCTGTTGGGATTTACCATGGAAGATACTAAGCCATGGAGTGGGAAGAAAGTGCTGGAGCATTATGCGCAAAAGAGAAGAAAGTAA
- a CDS encoding PD-(D/E)XK nuclease family protein, whose product MAKRVESPSSINTFQQCKRKYYYQYIEKLPTFPSIHTVRGNIAHSCLEDFYELDVSAFTNGDMDFKFKTAMQKLLLHHWVQYKPRLTELNLNKDQERFYFEETMLMLMNWTNQFLDVLKKEIAKGKTLQEAFYYLTPIREQEYSSQEHSVRGFIDAIHKYGDEVHIIDYKTNANSEVKDSIKLQLGIYSLLYREKHGITPHKVGIYFLRDRLKLMNVEEELIKKAQQTIESIHAHTSITEAKSDYTKTVTPLCKWSSGQCDFYGVCRPHDKENA is encoded by the coding sequence ATGGCTAAAAGGGTTGAGTCTCCGTCTTCAATTAATACGTTTCAACAGTGTAAACGTAAGTATTATTACCAGTACATTGAGAAGCTGCCAACATTTCCTAGTATTCACACGGTTCGAGGAAATATTGCGCATTCGTGTTTGGAAGATTTTTATGAATTAGATGTTTCTGCATTTACTAATGGAGACATGGATTTTAAGTTTAAAACAGCGATGCAAAAGTTATTGTTACATCATTGGGTGCAGTACAAACCAAGACTTACGGAATTAAATTTGAATAAAGATCAAGAACGGTTTTATTTTGAAGAAACGATGTTAATGTTGATGAACTGGACAAACCAATTTCTTGATGTGCTTAAGAAAGAGATTGCAAAGGGAAAGACATTGCAAGAGGCGTTTTATTATCTTACTCCAATTCGAGAACAGGAGTATAGTTCGCAAGAGCATTCAGTACGTGGGTTTATCGACGCCATTCACAAATATGGGGATGAAGTCCATATTATTGATTACAAAACTAATGCGAATTCTGAGGTTAAGGATAGCATCAAGTTACAATTAGGGATTTATTCGTTGTTATATCGAGAAAAACATGGAATAACTCCCCATAAAGTAGGAATTTATTTTTTACGTGACAGATTAAAATTGATGAATGTTGAAGAGGAATTGATCAAAAAAGCACAACAGACAATTGAGAGTATTCATGCTCATACTTCTATTACGGAAGCAAAATCAGATTATACAAAAACGGTAACTCCGTTATGTAAATGGTCGAGCGGGCAATGTGATTTTTATGGTGTGTGTCGACCGCATGATAAAGAAAATGCCTGA
- the eif1A gene encoding translation initiation factor eIF-1A produces MSKDFIPEEEQVIRVRIPQNKELLGIVQQRLGGSRMRVLCLDGNERICRIPGRLRRALWVREGDVVIIEPWDLGGDDKGDVVHKYKGKAEVDFLRKKGYLKNIENEF; encoded by the coding sequence ATGTCTAAAGACTTTATTCCCGAAGAAGAACAAGTTATCCGTGTTCGTATTCCTCAGAATAAAGAACTTCTCGGAATAGTTCAACAACGTCTTGGTGGCAGTCGTATGCGTGTTCTTTGTCTTGATGGAAATGAACGCATCTGTCGTATTCCTGGTCGCTTGCGACGCGCATTATGGGTACGCGAAGGGGATGTAGTCATTATTGAACCTTGGGATCTTGGCGGTGATGACAAAGGCGACGTTGTTCACAAATATAAAGGCAAAGCAGAAGTTGACTTCTTACGTAAAAAAGGCTATCTCAAAAATATTGAAAATGAATTTTAA
- a CDS encoding NAD(+)/NADH kinase, with protein MQFNKILCVMKTTCYQTCPVAPSSLPRFKRDRLKTEHVYHQKAVEKVRQESQRMGLAMTFIEDQNLSHAICGKYDLILTLGGDGTFLTTAQYCGNTPILGINSHPVKQGSRGALLTTSVANFTSLCQRLKQGTLGLERWPRLVATLDGKKLNSNAVNEVFFGPAEQDKTIEFLVKVGTVRQVVLSSGAIISTPRGSTGWYANAGGTPFEKALGIGVLVREPNPTHALRFMEKVVSASSTTRIEWGGQGGFISFDSRREARYSTDSDHHTLLIRLSMKEGLWVVRV; from the coding sequence ATGCAATTTAATAAGATTCTATGTGTGATGAAGACAACATGTTATCAGACTTGTCCTGTTGCTCCTTCGAGTCTTCCAAGATTTAAACGCGACCGGCTTAAAACAGAACATGTGTATCATCAGAAAGCAGTGGAAAAGGTACGACAAGAGTCACAGCGAATGGGTTTGGCAATGACTTTTATAGAAGATCAAAATTTATCTCATGCCATCTGTGGTAAATATGATCTTATTCTTACACTAGGGGGAGATGGAACATTTCTTACGACGGCACAGTATTGTGGCAATACTCCTATCTTAGGAATCAATTCACATCCAGTAAAACAAGGAAGTAGGGGAGCGTTACTTACAACAAGTGTTGCGAATTTTACTTCTCTTTGTCAAAGGCTAAAACAAGGTACGCTAGGTTTAGAACGCTGGCCTCGTTTGGTGGCGACGCTTGATGGAAAAAAACTTAACTCAAATGCTGTTAATGAAGTGTTCTTTGGTCCGGCGGAGCAGGATAAGACGATTGAATTTTTGGTTAAAGTAGGTACGGTGCGGCAGGTTGTTCTTTCGTCTGGCGCGATTATCTCCACACCTCGAGGTTCAACTGGCTGGTATGCCAATGCTGGTGGAACACCATTTGAAAAAGCATTAGGAATTGGTGTGTTGGTTCGTGAGCCTAACCCTACCCATGCTCTCAGATTTATGGAGAAAGTTGTATCGGCTTCATCTACGACGCGTATTGAATGGGGCGGACAGGGAGGATTTATATCATTTGATTCACGTCGAGAAGCACGTTATTCTACGGATAGCGACCACCATACCTTGTTAATTCGATTGTCGATGAAGGAAGGATTGTGGGTAGTGAGGGTTTAG
- a CDS encoding PHP domain-containing protein: MKNQLVASILNGIADILEFQNVAFKPQAYRTAALTISSLSENIEDLIEKGMLREVQGIGEHIAVKIEEIVETGKLKYYEELKKEVPVEIPALRQIPGLGPKKIKVLYEKLKVRTVADLKKVLEQNKVAGLEGFGVKTQAALLAGIGLIETRVKRHLYAEVEPVVAYLISELKKERSVLKVEPAGSFARGKETIGDIDLLAISAKPKEVMRTFISLRHVKEVLVHGPTKSSVRLDNGIQVDLRVVSEKEYGAASMYFIGSKEHNIELRKLALKKGYTLNEYSLSTVKGEKWVAGRTQEEIYGKLGMSFIEPELRESKGEIDAAKEGRLPKLVEEREVLGAFHNHSTYSDGSASLLEMAQKAESLGWKFISFNDHYGPVGITNPLNPKRVAGYLAEIEKVRKKVGLRVFSGLEIDILKDGTLPLSKKELENFDVVIASVHLALGMEEKEMTTRVCRTLNEYPVTMLGHPTGRLLNTREPMELNKERVFETCRDRDVFLEINGSPSRMDLNGDHVKFARDLGCQFALSTDGHAPSHLTFLPHAVRMARRGWLEKKDVLNCWGLKEIEKKLRS, encoded by the coding sequence ATGAAAAATCAGCTAGTGGCGTCGATTCTTAATGGCATCGCAGATATCTTGGAATTTCAAAATGTGGCGTTTAAGCCACAGGCGTATCGCACTGCAGCACTCACGATTTCTTCTTTGAGTGAAAATATTGAAGATCTAATTGAAAAAGGAATGTTACGAGAAGTACAGGGGATTGGGGAGCATATCGCTGTTAAAATTGAGGAAATTGTTGAGACGGGAAAATTGAAATATTATGAAGAGTTGAAGAAAGAAGTACCTGTCGAGATTCCTGCGTTACGTCAAATTCCGGGACTTGGTCCAAAGAAAATCAAAGTACTCTATGAGAAGTTGAAGGTGCGTACTGTTGCTGATCTTAAGAAAGTGCTAGAACAAAATAAAGTTGCTGGTCTTGAAGGGTTTGGTGTAAAGACACAAGCAGCGTTGCTTGCGGGAATTGGCTTAATTGAGACTCGCGTCAAACGCCATCTCTATGCGGAAGTTGAGCCAGTGGTTGCGTATTTGATATCTGAGTTGAAGAAAGAACGATCAGTACTCAAAGTTGAACCTGCAGGATCATTTGCGCGAGGCAAAGAGACGATAGGAGACATTGATTTGCTGGCAATTTCTGCTAAACCAAAGGAAGTGATGAGAACATTTATTTCGCTACGTCATGTCAAAGAGGTTTTAGTTCATGGCCCTACTAAAAGCTCCGTGCGATTAGATAATGGCATCCAAGTTGATTTGCGCGTTGTGTCAGAAAAAGAATATGGGGCGGCATCGATGTATTTTATTGGTAGCAAAGAACACAATATTGAATTGCGCAAGCTAGCATTAAAGAAAGGGTATACACTTAACGAATATAGCTTGTCAACAGTGAAAGGCGAGAAATGGGTTGCTGGTCGCACACAAGAAGAGATTTATGGCAAGTTAGGGATGTCGTTTATTGAGCCAGAGTTACGTGAGAGTAAAGGAGAAATTGATGCAGCTAAGGAAGGAAGATTGCCAAAGCTGGTTGAAGAGAGAGAAGTTTTGGGTGCATTCCATAATCATTCTACGTATAGTGATGGGAGCGCATCATTACTTGAGATGGCGCAAAAGGCAGAGTCATTAGGTTGGAAGTTTATTTCTTTTAATGATCATTATGGCCCAGTGGGAATTACCAATCCGCTTAATCCAAAGCGAGTTGCTGGTTATCTTGCTGAAATTGAAAAAGTGCGTAAAAAAGTAGGACTGCGAGTGTTTTCAGGATTAGAAATTGATATTTTAAAAGACGGGACGTTACCTTTGTCTAAGAAGGAGCTGGAGAATTTTGATGTTGTAATTGCTTCAGTACATTTAGCATTAGGTATGGAAGAAAAAGAAATGACGACGCGGGTTTGTCGTACTTTGAATGAGTATCCTGTAACTATGTTAGGACACCCTACGGGAAGGCTGTTGAATACGCGTGAACCGATGGAATTGAACAAAGAGAGAGTGTTTGAAACGTGTCGGGACAGAGATGTGTTCTTAGAGATTAACGGTTCGCCTTCGCGCATGGATTTGAATGGCGATCACGTCAAATTTGCTCGCGATCTGGGCTGTCAATTTGCGTTGAGCACTGATGGACATGCACCTAGCCATTTGACATTTTTACCACATGCCGTACGCATGGCACGACGTGGCTGGTTGGAGAAAAAAGATGTGCTGAATTGCTGGGGATTGAAGGAGATAGAGAAAAAATTGAGGAGTTGA
- a CDS encoding 3-oxoacyl-ACP reductase FabG: protein MRLKGKVAIVTGSSKGIGRAIALLCAQEGACVVVNYNKDVAAAKEVVATITKAKGNAICVKADVSKQADVKKLFKETLNAFGTVDILVNNAGIVRPKEFVNLTLADWEETMRTNVTSMFLCSQEAAKIMLAQKSGKIVNISSIRGLPHCGRAGIVDYSTSKGAVISFTTTLAKALAPYITVNSVAPGYTETDMAKTWSDVASKIADTPLKRLMQPEDIAQAVLYFAADSGNAVTGEVLVVDGGNNMK, encoded by the coding sequence ATGAGACTCAAAGGTAAAGTTGCTATTGTTACGGGATCGAGTAAGGGCATTGGGCGAGCCATTGCGTTGTTGTGTGCACAGGAAGGGGCTTGTGTTGTGGTTAATTACAATAAAGATGTTGCGGCTGCAAAAGAGGTTGTTGCAACTATAACAAAAGCAAAGGGTAACGCGATTTGTGTGAAAGCAGATGTTTCCAAGCAAGCAGATGTTAAGAAGCTGTTTAAAGAAACTCTTAATGCGTTTGGCACAGTTGATATCCTAGTTAATAATGCAGGGATTGTACGCCCAAAAGAGTTTGTGAATTTGACTCTTGCTGATTGGGAAGAGACAATGCGAACAAATGTAACAAGCATGTTTTTGTGTTCTCAAGAAGCAGCAAAAATAATGCTCGCACAAAAATCTGGTAAAATTGTAAACATTTCTTCTATTCGTGGTCTGCCCCACTGTGGTAGAGCAGGAATTGTGGATTATTCTACTTCAAAAGGAGCAGTGATTAGTTTTACAACAACATTAGCAAAAGCATTGGCTCCCTACATAACCGTAAACTCTGTTGCGCCCGGTTATACCGAGACGGATATGGCTAAGACCTGGTCAGATGTGGCGAGTAAAATTGCTGATACACCACTTAAAAGATTGATGCAACCGGAAGATATTGCGCAGGCAGTGTTGTATTTTGCTGCTGATTCGGGCAATGCGGTGACGGGAGAAGTGTTAGTGGTGGATGGCGGGAATAATATGAAGTGA